Proteins co-encoded in one Chroicocephalus ridibundus chromosome 6, bChrRid1.1, whole genome shotgun sequence genomic window:
- the OPN4 gene encoding melanopsin, translating into MDLPLRAPTKMTVQDAPGAFPTVNVPDHAHYTIGAVILIVGITGTLGNFLVIYAFCRSRSLQTPANIFIINLAISDFLMSITQSPVFFTNSLRKRWIFGEKGCELYAFCGALFGITSMITLMVIALDRYFVITKPLASVGVTSKKKALIILVGVWLYSLAWSLPPFFGWSAYVPEGLLTSCSWDYMTFTPSVRAYTMLLFCFVFFIPLIAIIYSYVFIFEAIKKANKSIQMFGSKHGNKEFQKQYQRMKNEWKMAKIALIVILLYVISWSPYSVVALVAFAGYSHVLTPYMNSIPAVIAKASVIHNPIIYAISHPKYRTAIATYVPCLGPLLRVSPKDSRSFSSYASSRRATITSQSSEISGLQKGKRRLSSLSDSESGCTDTETDTPTMFSRLASRQISYETGKDTTQTSDIRAKPKRKSHDSGISGKTPVDADDISMVELNVTEYTATPTRGESLNGIGQRKGESHHRPSAAQIPSITITYSNVQGVKLPSGYNSGFLYPKINSHKCNKKSNG; encoded by the exons AAGATGACAGTGCAAGATGCTCCTGGTGCTTTTCCTACCGTGAATGTCCCAGACCATGCCCATTATACAATTGGAGCAGTCATTCTTATAGTGGGGATCACAGGAACTCTGGGTAATTTCCTGGTCATCTATGCTTTCTGCAG GAGTAGGAGCCTTCAGACTCCAGCCAACATATTCATCATCAATCTAGCTATTAGTGACTTCCTGATGTCCATTACGCAGTCTCCAGTTTTTTTCACCAACAGCCTCCGCAAACGCTGGATTTTTGGTGAGAAAG GCTGTGAGCTGTATGCCTTCTGCGGAGCTCTTTTTGGCATTACATCTATGATCACTTTGATGGTGATTGCCTTGGACAGATATTTTGTCATCACAAAACCGCTGGCTTCTGTTGGAGTGACATCTAAGAAGAAGGCCCTAATAATCCTGGTAGGAGTCTGGCTGTACTCTTTGGCTTGGAGCCTCCCGCCCTTCTTTGGATGGA GTGCATATGTTCCCGAGGGTCTGCTGACTTCCTGTTCCTGGGACTACATGACGTTCACACCATCAGTCCGTGCCTACACGAtgttgcttttctgctttgtctttttcattcctttgatTGCTATCATATACAGCTATGTCTTTATATTTGAAGCTATCAAGAAGGCCAACAA GTCTATTCAGATGTTTGGAAGCAAACATGGAAATAAAGAGTTCCAGAAACAGTATCAGAGGATGAAAAATGAGTGGAAGATGGCCAAAATTGCACTGATTGTCATCTTGCTTTATGTCATTTCCTGGTCACCATACTCTGTTGTTGCTCTGGTAGCCTTTGCTGG GTATTCCCACGTCCTAACACCCTACATGAACTCCATACCAGCTGTGATTGCCAAAGCTTCTGTCATCCATAACCCCATCATTTATGCCATTAGTCACCCAAAATACAG AACAGCCATTGCAACATATGTTCCTTGCCTTGGACCCCTGCTGAGAGTTTCTCCTAAAGACTCACGGTCTTTCAGCAGTTATGCCTCCTCCAGACGAGCGACCATAACCAGCCAGTCTTCTGAGATAAGTGggctacagaaaggaaaaaggcgaCTGTCTTCTCTCTCTGACAGTGAATCA gGCTGTACTGACACAGAAACTGATACCCCCACTATGTTCTCCAGACTTGCTAGCAGACAGATTTCCTATGAAACGGGGAAAGACACAACTCAAACTAGTGACATAAGGGCCAAACCTAAACGGAAGAGCCACGATTCTGGGATTTCTGGGAAG ACACCTGTAGATGCTGATGATATATCTATGGTGGAATTGAATGTCACAGAGTACACTGCTACACCTACt AGAGGTGAGAGCCTGAATGGTATtggacaaagaaaaggagagtcTCACCACAGACCATCTGCAGCCCAGATACCCAGCATTACAATAACATACAGCAATGTCCAAGGAGTAAAGCTGCCTTCTGGATACAACTCTGGTTTCCTGTACCCTAAGATCAACAGTCACAAGTGTAACAAGAAGTCCAATGGCTAA